One genomic window of Myxococcales bacterium includes the following:
- the dnaE gene encoding DNA polymerase III subunit alpha, translating into MAEFVHLHVHTQYSMLDGAIKVKNLVKRVGAAGMKAVAVTDHGNMFGAITFYKAAKEAGVQAILGCELEIAARGHAHHLPMLAASNEGYKNLVWLVSRGHVAPEASGPAGAPTLSLDTLEGRTRGLVATTGCMGGVVAQAVLEEGVEAGYRALGRLKELFDPGSLYVELQDHGLPEQPILNGILCDLAKRVDLPLVATNDVHYGARDDAEAHLTLSCIKTGRSYQDSKDRHHGSSEMYLKSPEEMARLFEGRPDALRSTLEIAERCSALKLKLGEPMLPSFPIPDGFDKGDAEGYFRHVSREGLEDRLRELARAGKRVDPETYRARLLWELDVICKMKFPGYFLIVWDFIRFAKQQGIPVGPGRGSGAGSLVAYSLRITDLDPLPYNLLFERFLNPERVSMPDFDIDFCMDRRDQVIAYVQRKYGEESVGQIATFAELKAKSVIKDVARGLSISPMDAQAIANLIPQKTPAETYTIAESLELEPKLRARFETEPVTRELLTQAQKLEGLTRHAGKHAAGVVIAEGPLWDHVPVFRDEKTGAYVTQYYKDDVEQAGLVKFDFLGLKTLTVVDIAQRLINARPDVVRRGVPFDVSAIPLDDKATYQLLGSGETKGVFQLESSGMQQLFKDLRADCFEDIVAAVALYRPGPLGSGMVKDFVDCKNGRKAIAKMHPLVDHLLLPTYGVIVYQEQVMQIAQALAGYTLGGADLLRRAMGKKKPEEMAKQKGIFLEGARGQNVEEKDAEHIFGLLEYFAGYGFNKSHSAAYALITYQTAYLKAHYPVELLCGILTSDKERIDKVVRTVADARAMSMTVLPPDVNESDIDFKVVYTHPEGNRRVGRAERVKDPCGPQIRFGLGAVRGLGGAALEALLEARAAGGAFADLFDFGSRVDAKRINKGVFEALVQCGAFDGVLSVDGIHRARAFGSIEIALERSRSASRDRERGQTNLFGLFDAGAPKGAASSRGDYVECDAWDRREALVRERQSLGFYVSGHPLERYLRGAHSLGKLGASPLSELAGMQDWALVKVVGMVEGYREKILRDGGGKIAFFEIEDLTGRVNVKLRSSAIEAYAHVLTAGEPVVVTGKVSFPRRDEDAPDDADDGPREPTLFFNEAVPLADVVRADTRQVQIRLGEKRTTERELARMAEVLTASPGDTQVTLIVALADGSEALLVLGRRFRVEVGDTVLSGLERVFGEQVADLR; encoded by the coding sequence ATGGCCGAGTTCGTCCACCTGCACGTGCACACGCAGTACTCGATGCTCGACGGGGCCATCAAAGTGAAGAACCTCGTCAAGCGCGTGGGCGCCGCCGGCATGAAGGCCGTCGCGGTCACCGACCACGGCAACATGTTCGGGGCGATCACCTTCTACAAGGCCGCGAAGGAGGCCGGCGTGCAGGCGATCCTCGGGTGCGAGCTCGAGATCGCCGCGCGCGGTCACGCCCACCACCTGCCGATGCTCGCCGCGTCGAACGAGGGCTACAAGAACCTCGTCTGGCTCGTGTCCCGAGGGCACGTCGCCCCCGAGGCGAGCGGGCCGGCCGGCGCGCCCACGCTCTCGCTCGACACGCTCGAGGGGCGCACCCGCGGCCTCGTCGCCACGACGGGCTGCATGGGCGGGGTGGTCGCGCAGGCCGTCCTCGAGGAGGGCGTCGAGGCTGGCTATCGCGCGCTCGGCCGGCTGAAGGAGCTGTTCGACCCGGGTAGCCTCTACGTCGAGCTGCAAGATCACGGGCTGCCCGAGCAGCCCATCTTGAACGGGATCTTGTGCGACCTCGCGAAGCGCGTCGATCTGCCGCTCGTCGCGACCAACGACGTGCACTACGGAGCGCGGGACGACGCCGAGGCGCACCTCACGCTCTCGTGCATCAAGACGGGGCGCTCCTACCAAGACTCGAAGGACCGGCACCACGGCTCGAGCGAGATGTACCTCAAGAGCCCCGAGGAAATGGCGCGGCTCTTCGAGGGCCGCCCCGACGCCCTCCGGAGCACCCTCGAGATCGCGGAGCGCTGCTCGGCGCTCAAGCTGAAGCTCGGCGAGCCCATGCTCCCGAGCTTCCCCATCCCGGACGGCTTCGACAAGGGCGACGCCGAGGGGTACTTCCGTCACGTCTCGCGCGAGGGGCTCGAGGACCGCCTCCGCGAGCTCGCGCGCGCGGGAAAGCGCGTCGACCCCGAGACCTACCGGGCTCGCCTGCTCTGGGAGCTCGACGTCATCTGCAAGATGAAGTTCCCCGGGTACTTCCTCATCGTGTGGGACTTCATCCGCTTCGCGAAGCAGCAGGGCATCCCCGTGGGGCCCGGGCGCGGCTCCGGCGCGGGCTCGCTCGTCGCCTACTCGCTGCGCATCACCGACCTCGATCCGCTCCCGTACAACCTGCTCTTCGAGCGGTTCTTGAACCCGGAGCGGGTCAGCATGCCCGACTTCGACATCGATTTTTGTATGGACCGTCGCGACCAGGTGATCGCGTACGTGCAGCGGAAATACGGGGAAGAGAGCGTGGGGCAGATCGCCACGTTCGCCGAGCTGAAGGCCAAGAGCGTCATCAAGGACGTCGCGCGTGGGCTCTCGATCTCGCCGATGGACGCGCAGGCCATCGCCAACCTCATCCCCCAGAAGACGCCCGCCGAGACCTACACGATCGCCGAGAGCCTCGAGCTCGAGCCCAAGCTGCGCGCGCGCTTCGAGACCGAGCCCGTCACGCGGGAGCTGCTCACCCAGGCCCAGAAGCTCGAGGGGCTCACGCGGCACGCCGGCAAACACGCCGCGGGCGTCGTCATCGCCGAGGGCCCGCTGTGGGACCACGTGCCCGTGTTCCGCGACGAGAAGACCGGCGCGTACGTCACGCAGTACTACAAGGACGACGTCGAGCAGGCTGGCCTCGTCAAGTTCGACTTCCTCGGCCTGAAGACGCTCACGGTCGTCGACATCGCGCAGCGCCTCATCAACGCGCGCCCCGACGTCGTGCGGCGCGGCGTGCCGTTCGACGTGTCGGCCATCCCGCTCGACGACAAGGCCACCTACCAGCTCCTCGGCTCGGGCGAGACCAAGGGCGTGTTCCAGCTCGAGTCGAGCGGCATGCAGCAGCTCTTCAAAGACCTCCGCGCCGACTGCTTCGAGGACATCGTCGCCGCCGTGGCTCTCTACCGCCCCGGCCCGCTCGGCAGCGGCATGGTGAAGGACTTCGTCGACTGCAAGAACGGGCGCAAGGCGATCGCCAAGATGCACCCGCTCGTAGACCACCTGCTGCTCCCCACGTACGGCGTGATCGTCTACCAAGAGCAGGTCATGCAGATCGCGCAGGCGCTCGCGGGCTACACGCTCGGCGGCGCCGACCTCCTGCGGCGCGCGATGGGCAAGAAGAAGCCCGAGGAGATGGCCAAGCAGAAAGGGATCTTCCTCGAAGGAGCCCGTGGCCAGAACGTCGAGGAGAAGGACGCCGAGCACATCTTCGGCCTGCTCGAGTACTTCGCGGGCTATGGCTTCAACAAGAGCCACTCGGCGGCGTACGCGCTCATCACCTACCAGACCGCCTACCTGAAGGCGCACTACCCGGTGGAGCTGCTCTGCGGCATCCTCACGAGCGACAAAGAGCGCATCGACAAGGTCGTGCGCACCGTCGCCGACGCGCGCGCGATGAGCATGACGGTGCTCCCGCCCGACGTGAACGAGAGCGACATCGATTTTAAGGTAGTCTACACGCATCCGGAGGGGAACCGCCGGGTCGGCCGGGCCGAGCGCGTGAAGGACCCGTGCGGGCCGCAGATCCGCTTCGGGCTCGGCGCGGTGCGCGGGCTCGGGGGCGCGGCGCTCGAGGCCCTGCTCGAGGCCCGCGCGGCGGGCGGTGCGTTCGCCGACCTGTTCGACTTCGGGTCGAGGGTCGACGCGAAGCGCATCAACAAGGGCGTCTTCGAGGCGCTCGTGCAGTGCGGCGCGTTCGATGGGGTGCTCTCGGTCGACGGGATCCACCGCGCGCGCGCCTTCGGCTCGATCGAGATCGCCCTCGAACGAAGCCGCTCTGCGAGCCGCGACCGCGAGCGGGGCCAGACGAACCTCTTCGGGCTCTTCGACGCGGGCGCGCCGAAGGGGGCGGCGTCGTCGCGTGGCGACTACGTCGAGTGCGACGCGTGGGATCGCCGCGAGGCCCTGGTTCGCGAGCGGCAGTCGCTCGGGTTCTACGTGTCGGGCCACCCGCTCGAGCGGTACCTGCGCGGCGCGCACTCACTGGGGAAGCTCGGCGCCTCGCCCCTCTCCGAGCTCGCCGGCATGCAGGACTGGGCGCTCGTGAAGGTCGTGGGAATGGTGGAGGGCTACCGTGAGAAGATCCTCCGTGATGGCGGCGGCAAGATCGCCTTCTTCGAGATCGAGGACCTCACCGGTCGCGTGAACGTGAAGCTCCGCTCGAGCGCGATCGAGGCGTACGCGCACGTGCTCACCGCGGGCGAACCGGTCGTCGTCACGGGCAAGGTGAGCTTCCCGCGGCGAGACGAGGACGCGCCCGACGACGCCGACGACGGGCCCCGCGAACCCACGCTCTTCTTCAACGAGGCCGTCCCACTCGCCGACGTGGTGCGGGCCGACACCCGCCAAGTGCAGATACGGCTCGGCGAGAAGCGGACCACCGAGCGCGAGCTCGCGCGCATGGCCGAGGTGCTCACGGCCTCGCCGGGCGACACGCAGGTGACCCTGATCGTCGCCCTCGCGGACGGCTCGGAGGCGCTCCTCGTGCTCGGACGCCGCTTTCGGGTCGAGGTGGGCGACACGGTGCTCTCCGGGCTCGAGCGGGTGTTCGGCGAGCAGGTCGCCGACCTCAGGTAG
- a CDS encoding RNA methyltransferase, giving the protein MEGPPPEGRLICGLQPVREAVRAHGARLLRLILEESASPTLDALGRFATDQGVSVEREPRGALDQRALGARHQGAVAYAPALEVLASTAEVTASGMPLVLCLDELEDPQNFGAIVRSAVALAASCVVWPEHHSAPLSAAMFRASAGAVEHACLVRVPALPSELLALRDRGVVVVGLDADAKHTLSDLDLRGPIAVVVGSEGRGLRKPVKQACTRLARLPMTKLLGSLNASVAAAIALYEVGRQRSAGSSTSDAPTDESCGERRGEDGGEDTPDGDEPCPPSA; this is encoded by the coding sequence GTGGAGGGGCCACCTCCCGAGGGGCGCCTCATTTGCGGGCTCCAGCCGGTGCGCGAGGCGGTGCGGGCCCACGGCGCGCGGTTGCTCCGCCTCATTCTGGAGGAGAGCGCGTCGCCCACCCTCGACGCCCTCGGCCGCTTCGCCACCGATCAAGGGGTCTCGGTCGAGCGCGAGCCTCGCGGAGCGCTGGACCAGCGCGCGCTCGGCGCGCGACACCAGGGCGCCGTAGCCTACGCCCCAGCGCTCGAGGTGCTCGCCTCCACGGCGGAGGTGACCGCGAGCGGCATGCCCCTGGTCCTCTGCCTCGACGAGCTCGAAGATCCCCAAAATTTCGGCGCGATCGTGCGCTCGGCGGTCGCGCTGGCGGCGAGCTGTGTGGTGTGGCCCGAGCACCACTCGGCGCCCCTCAGCGCGGCGATGTTCCGCGCTTCGGCGGGAGCCGTGGAGCACGCATGCCTCGTGCGCGTGCCTGCCCTCCCGAGCGAGCTGCTGGCGCTCCGCGATCGAGGGGTCGTGGTCGTGGGCCTCGACGCCGACGCGAAGCACACGCTCTCCGACCTGGACCTCCGCGGCCCAATCGCCGTCGTCGTCGGCTCCGAGGGGCGCGGCCTCCGCAAGCCGGTCAAGCAGGCGTGCACGCGCCTCGCTCGGCTCCCGATGACCAAGCTGCTCGGGTCGCTCAACGCGTCCGTCGCGGCGGCCATCGCCCTCTATGAAGTGGGTCGCCAGCGAAGCGCCGGATCGTCAACCTCGGACGCGCCGACCGACGAGAGCTGCGGCGAGCGCCGCGGCGAGGACGGGGGCGAAGACACTCCCGACGGCGATGAGCCGTGCCCGCCCTCCGCCTGA
- a CDS encoding MoxR family ATPase, with product MTTPFRSFDSPEALTKALASTYLVDDRTALLAYLALALGRPLLCEGPAGVGKTELATALATALARPLVRLQCYEGLDEGKALYEWDYGKQLLYTQLLRDTVAEKTRGAGGIDEAVERLVTEASVFYSDRFLVPRPLLAAVRSAEPVVLLVDEVDRADPEFEALLLEVLAEGQITVPELGTFRAQHPPLVVLTTNGSRDMSDALRRRCVHAYLDYPSPAREVAILELRVPGLARGLAARLVDFVVGLRSLDLRKAPSISETLDWARALVVMGKSALDPALCEATLSLLVKYEEDREKAEARLGELLRAPAP from the coding sequence ATGACGACGCCTTTTCGCTCGTTCGACAGCCCGGAAGCGCTCACGAAGGCGCTCGCCTCCACGTACCTGGTCGACGACCGCACGGCGCTCCTCGCCTACCTCGCGCTCGCCCTAGGACGCCCCCTCCTCTGCGAGGGGCCGGCGGGCGTCGGCAAGACCGAGCTCGCGACCGCCCTGGCGACCGCCCTCGCCCGGCCGCTCGTGCGGCTGCAGTGCTACGAGGGGCTCGACGAGGGCAAGGCGCTCTACGAGTGGGACTACGGCAAGCAGCTGCTCTACACGCAGCTGCTCCGCGACACCGTGGCCGAGAAGACCCGCGGCGCGGGGGGAATCGACGAGGCCGTCGAGCGGCTGGTCACCGAAGCGAGTGTATTCTACAGCGATCGCTTCCTGGTGCCTCGACCGCTCCTCGCCGCGGTGAGGTCCGCAGAGCCCGTGGTGCTGCTGGTCGACGAGGTCGACCGCGCCGACCCCGAGTTCGAGGCGCTGCTCCTCGAGGTGCTGGCCGAGGGTCAGATCACCGTGCCGGAGCTCGGCACCTTCCGGGCCCAGCACCCACCGCTCGTCGTGCTCACGACGAACGGCTCACGCGACATGAGCGACGCGCTTCGCCGGCGCTGCGTGCACGCCTACCTCGACTACCCGAGCCCCGCCCGCGAGGTGGCGATCCTGGAGCTGCGGGTGCCGGGCCTCGCGCGTGGGCTCGCCGCCCGGCTCGTCGACTTCGTGGTCGGGCTCCGGTCGCTCGACCTCCGGAAGGCGCCCTCCATCAGCGAGACCCTCGACTGGGCGCGCGCGCTCGTGGTGATGGGCAAGAGCGCCCTCGACCCGGCGCTGTGCGAGGCGACCCTCTCTCTCCTCGTGAAATACGAGGAGGACCGCGAGAAGGCCGAGGCCCGCCTCGGCGAGCTCCTCCGTGCGCCCGCGCCGTGA
- a CDS encoding DUF4388 domain-containing protein, whose product MADRDAVVRVDHTGTIHPVGRAASQELRARPGELRLVPCPANVLLFCAGAATLRIAGEIKAPGALYDIVSLITQAQWRGALHVEAEAGSRTVYFDQGVVLGAVTTVPDERLGEILYRFGVLTRDQLEHIVTSSSRTGKRLGESAIELDFVNAGTLYPMMARQVEEVLYGALQVAVGSFFFFDGFEESSVVQRHQLSASALLMEGARRVDEMRYFRERVPNGSYVPIPVPGKRPPDELRAVFEQCDGKASVTEIGRLVGQLEFEVTRAMFQLTSGGYVHLSAQRPRGPEAIIEVFNPALAAVHETCDAAKRGAELRDGLSRFATGGGMYDPLFMGAGPAPDGTLNADRLARNVAALAGDDPDAWLVSLMDDYTNFALFQAESLISRGEVDALLQTVKRYLAPLRGANAWASEP is encoded by the coding sequence ATGGCTGACCGGGACGCAGTGGTGCGGGTGGATCACACGGGAACCATCCACCCCGTGGGTCGCGCGGCGAGCCAAGAGCTCCGGGCGCGACCGGGCGAGCTTCGTCTCGTGCCTTGTCCGGCGAACGTGCTGCTCTTCTGCGCGGGCGCCGCGACCCTGCGGATCGCGGGGGAGATCAAGGCGCCGGGGGCGCTCTACGACATCGTGAGCCTCATCACGCAGGCGCAGTGGCGGGGCGCCCTCCACGTGGAGGCCGAGGCCGGGTCGCGCACCGTGTATTTCGACCAGGGCGTCGTGCTCGGGGCCGTGACGACGGTGCCGGACGAGCGGCTCGGCGAGATCCTCTACCGATTCGGCGTGCTCACGCGCGACCAGCTCGAACACATCGTGACGTCGTCGTCGCGCACCGGCAAGCGCCTGGGCGAGTCGGCCATCGAGCTCGACTTCGTGAACGCCGGCACCCTCTATCCCATGATGGCGCGCCAGGTGGAGGAGGTGCTCTACGGCGCGCTCCAGGTGGCGGTCGGGAGCTTCTTCTTCTTCGACGGGTTCGAGGAGAGCTCGGTCGTGCAGCGCCACCAGCTGAGCGCCTCCGCGCTCCTCATGGAGGGCGCGCGCCGGGTCGACGAGATGCGGTACTTCCGCGAGCGCGTGCCGAACGGCTCCTACGTGCCGATCCCGGTGCCGGGCAAGCGCCCGCCGGACGAGCTCCGCGCCGTCTTCGAGCAGTGTGACGGAAAGGCGAGCGTCACCGAGATCGGGCGTCTCGTCGGTCAGCTCGAGTTCGAGGTGACGCGCGCGATGTTCCAGCTCACGAGCGGCGGGTACGTGCACCTGTCGGCCCAGCGCCCGCGCGGCCCCGAGGCCATCATCGAGGTCTTCAACCCCGCGCTCGCCGCCGTGCACGAGACCTGCGACGCCGCGAAGCGGGGCGCCGAGCTCCGGGACGGCCTCTCACGGTTCGCGACCGGCGGCGGCATGTACGACCCACTCTTCATGGGCGCCGGCCCGGCCCCCGACGGCACCCTCAACGCGGACCGCCTCGCGCGAAACGTCGCGGCGCTCGCGGGCGACGATCCGGACGCGTGGCTCGTGTCGCTCATGGACGACTACACCAACTTCGCGCTCTTTCAGGCCGAGTCGCTCATCAGCCGCGGCGAGGTGGACGCGCTCCTGCAGACCGTGAAGCGCTACTTGGCGCCGCTGCGGGGCGCCAACGCCTGGGCGTCGGAACCGTGA
- a CDS encoding crotonase/enoyl-CoA hydratase family protein — protein sequence MTVHSIRTGHVTTVVLARPEVRNAVDRDTASALADAFRAFEADPEARVAVLTGDGGTFCAGADLRALAEGRGNDVAPGGDGPMGPTRMAFTKPVIAAIEGYAVAGGLELALLCDLRVCAEDAVFGVFCRRFGVPLIDGGTVRLPRLIGLGRALDLILTGRPVPAAEALAMGLASRVVPRGEARRAAEALAKQLAALPQTCMRNDRRSTYEQEGVTLESGLRRELELGLETLASEEGLEGARAFAAGSGRHGSDAQALAPRSGAK from the coding sequence ATGACCGTCCACTCGATCCGCACCGGCCACGTGACCACCGTCGTCCTCGCCCGGCCCGAGGTGCGGAACGCCGTCGACCGCGACACGGCGAGTGCGCTCGCCGACGCCTTCCGCGCCTTCGAGGCGGATCCCGAGGCGCGCGTGGCGGTGCTCACGGGCGACGGCGGGACCTTCTGCGCGGGCGCCGACCTCCGGGCCCTGGCGGAGGGCCGAGGCAATGACGTGGCGCCGGGCGGCGACGGTCCGATGGGCCCCACCCGCATGGCCTTCACGAAGCCGGTGATCGCCGCGATCGAGGGCTACGCGGTCGCCGGCGGCCTCGAGCTTGCGCTCCTGTGTGATCTGCGCGTGTGCGCGGAGGACGCGGTGTTCGGTGTATTCTGCAGGCGCTTCGGGGTGCCGCTCATCGACGGCGGGACCGTGCGGCTCCCCCGGCTCATCGGGCTCGGCCGCGCGCTCGACCTCATCCTCACCGGGCGCCCCGTGCCCGCCGCCGAAGCGCTCGCGATGGGGCTGGCGAGCCGGGTGGTGCCCCGCGGTGAGGCGAGGCGCGCGGCGGAGGCGCTCGCGAAGCAGCTCGCCGCGCTCCCCCAGACGTGCATGCGCAACGACCGCCGGTCCACGTACGAGCAGGAGGGCGTCACGCTGGAGTCGGGGTTGCGACGCGAGCTCGAGCTCGGCCTCGAGACCCTCGCTTCAGAGGAGGGGCTCGAGGGCGCGCGCGCGTTCGCGGCCGGGAGCGGGCGTCACGGTTCCGACGCCCAGGCGTTGGCGCCCCGCAGCGGCGCCAAGTAG
- a CDS encoding GMC family oxidoreductase, translating into MKVESGRQSRGEVTLEADVVVVGTGAGGSVVLRECARAGLSVIGLEEGGHHTWRDFSQREEQMFPKLFQEGGGRLTQDRAIRVLQGRGVGGSTVHNTNLCKRTPDPILDLWAEKYGVSGARPRDLAKSFEAIERDLSVAPIPEAAVNANNDLLRRGAAALGWRAGVLMHNRVGCQQSGFCELGCAYDAKQNALKVLLPDAESHGARLYSDVRVTEITTRDGRATGVRGEARGDDGETLAHYTIRARVVVLAASAVGSAELVLASGLPDPHRQAGKRLRMHPGAVVAGLFEHDVAGHKGIPQSVECTEHLSFEEGSPKRTWIIPAFAHPIGTATTLPGFGKAHMAAMRRYRKLAVLTAMLHDETAGEVAPRSEGSSPKIQYRMIEADRAALARGLVACARLLFAAGATEVTIPAVPPVRVTSARELDALDTSFVRPHGVPLSAVHPMGTLRLGDDPRVSVVSSQGEHHQVGGLFVADGSLFPTSLGGPPQISIYAFALHLSPHIVAAARR; encoded by the coding sequence TTGAAGGTCGAGAGCGGGAGGCAGTCGCGCGGCGAGGTGACCCTCGAGGCGGACGTCGTCGTGGTCGGCACGGGGGCCGGCGGCAGCGTCGTGCTCCGCGAGTGTGCGCGCGCCGGCCTCTCGGTGATCGGGCTCGAAGAGGGCGGGCACCACACATGGCGCGACTTCTCGCAGCGCGAAGAGCAGATGTTCCCGAAGCTCTTCCAGGAGGGCGGCGGGCGGCTCACGCAGGACCGCGCCATCCGCGTCCTCCAGGGGCGTGGCGTCGGCGGCAGCACCGTGCACAACACGAACCTGTGCAAGCGGACGCCCGATCCCATCCTCGACCTCTGGGCAGAGAAATATGGCGTCTCGGGCGCGCGCCCGCGCGACCTCGCGAAGAGCTTCGAGGCGATCGAGCGCGATCTGTCGGTGGCGCCGATCCCCGAGGCCGCCGTGAACGCGAACAACGACCTGCTCCGGCGCGGCGCGGCGGCCCTCGGGTGGCGCGCGGGCGTGCTGATGCACAACCGGGTGGGCTGCCAGCAGAGCGGGTTCTGCGAGCTCGGCTGCGCCTACGACGCCAAGCAGAACGCGCTGAAGGTGCTCCTCCCCGACGCCGAGTCGCACGGCGCGCGGCTCTACTCGGACGTGCGCGTGACGGAAATCACCACCCGCGACGGTCGCGCCACCGGCGTCCGCGGCGAAGCGCGCGGCGACGACGGCGAGACACTTGCACACTACACGATTCGCGCGAGGGTCGTGGTGCTCGCGGCGAGCGCCGTCGGTTCGGCCGAGCTCGTCCTCGCGAGCGGCCTGCCCGATCCGCACAGGCAGGCGGGGAAGCGCCTGCGAATGCACCCGGGCGCCGTGGTCGCGGGGCTCTTCGAGCACGACGTCGCGGGCCACAAGGGCATCCCCCAGTCGGTGGAGTGCACCGAGCACCTCTCGTTCGAGGAGGGGAGCCCGAAGCGCACCTGGATCATCCCGGCGTTCGCGCACCCGATCGGCACCGCCACCACCTTGCCGGGCTTTGGCAAGGCGCACATGGCCGCGATGCGCCGCTACCGCAAGCTCGCGGTGCTCACCGCGATGCTGCACGACGAGACGGCCGGCGAGGTCGCGCCGCGGAGCGAGGGCTCATCGCCGAAGATCCAGTACCGCATGATCGAGGCCGATCGCGCCGCCCTCGCGCGGGGTCTGGTCGCGTGCGCGCGGCTCTTGTTCGCGGCCGGTGCGACGGAGGTCACGATCCCGGCGGTGCCGCCCGTCCGTGTCACGAGCGCCCGAGAGCTCGACGCCCTCGATACGTCGTTCGTTCGCCCTCACGGCGTTCCGCTCTCGGCAGTGCACCCCATGGGGACGCTGCGCCTGGGCGACGATCCACGCGTGTCGGTCGTGAGCTCGCAGGGCGAGCACCACCAGGTGGGAGGGCTCTTCGTCGCGGACGGCTCGCTCTTCCCCACGAGCCTCGGCGGGCCACCGCAGATCAGCATCTACGCGTTCGCGCTGCACCTCTCGCCGCACATCGTCGCGGCCGCGCGCCGCTGA
- a CDS encoding acetyl-CoA carboxylase biotin carboxyl carrier protein subunit, giving the protein MPTPVTAHITGTVWKIEVKVGDEVNEGDTCVILESMKMEMPVEAPVSGKVEAIHCAEGQAVSEDAVLLVLA; this is encoded by the coding sequence ATGCCAACCCCTGTCACCGCGCACATCACCGGCACCGTCTGGAAGATCGAAGTCAAGGTCGGCGACGAGGTCAACGAGGGCGACACCTGCGTCATCCTCGAGTCGATGAAGATGGAGATGCCCGTCGAGGCCCCCGTGAGCGGCAAGGTCGAGGCGATTCATTGCGCCGAGGGCCAGGCCGTCTCCGAGGACGCCGTGCTTCTCGTGCTCGCGTAA